In Oenanthe melanoleuca isolate GR-GAL-2019-014 chromosome 17, OMel1.0, whole genome shotgun sequence, one genomic interval encodes:
- the GFI1B gene encoding zinc finger protein Gfi-1b, with protein sequence MPRSFLVKSKKAHTYHQHRCVEDDLPVLTWGPVTSAFTAIGDRTPEDIKKQDLGCVVPKQEKDPPELKEESVPVQYLSRMLPGPSAQEMAMPGLQIKDCTNTVSTPTFYKAGFSWDAFHMPYSYQQMSSSMQSALLEHPVSLYGSHLLPSTEPPLDYSLHYSSDMETFHCVKCNKVFSTPHGLEVHVRRSHSGTRPFACEVCGKTFGHAVSLEQHTNIHSQERSFECKMCGKTFKRSSTLSTHLLIHSDTRPYPCQYCGKRFHQKSDMKKHTYIHTGEKPHKCQVCGKAFSQSSNLITHSRKHTGFKPFSCELCAKGFQRKVDLRRHRETQHSLK encoded by the exons ATGCCACGTTCCTTTTTGGTGAAGAGCAAAAAGGCTCACACCTATCACCAGCACCGCTGTGTGGAAGATGACCTGCCAGTACTCACCTGGGGTCCAGTCACCTCTGCCTTCACTG CCATAGGAGACAGGACACCAGAGGACATCAAGAAACAGGACCTGGGATGTGTAGttccaaaacaagaaaaggacCCACCTGAACTGAAAGAagaaagtgtccctgtccagtACCTGAGCAGGATGCTGCCAGGCCCTTCAGCTCAAG AGATGGCGATGCCAGGGCTGCAGATCAAGGACTGCACTAACACAGTGAGCACCCCAACCTTCTACAAAGCTGGCTTTTCCTGGGATGCTTTCCACATGCCATACAGCTACCAGCAGATGTCTTCCAGCATGCAgtcagccctgctggagcaccCCGTGAGCCTGTATGGGAGCCACCTCCTGCCAAGCACTGAGCCCCCCCTGGATTACAGCCTGCACTATTCCTCAGACATGGAGACCTTCCACTGTGTGAAGTGCAACAAG gTGTTCTCCACTCCCCATGGACTGGAGGTCCATGTCCGAAGGTCTCACAGCGGGACCCGTCCCTTTGCTTGTGAAGTGTGCGGCAAAACCTTTGGGCACGCtgtgagcctggagcagcacacCAACATCCACTCCCAG GAAAGAAGCTTTGAGTGCAAGATGTGTGGGAAGACATTCAAACGTTCCTCCACCCTCTCCACTCACCTCCTGATCCACTCGGACACACGGCCCTACCCCTGCCAGTACTGCGGGAAGCGCTTCCACCAGAAGTCAGACATGAAGAAACACACGTACATCCACACAG gggagaagccccacaaaTGCCAGGTGTGTGGCAAAGCCTTCAGCCAGAGCTCCAACCTGATCACCCACAGCCGCAAGCACACCGGCTTCAAACCCTTCAGCTGCGAGCTCTGTGCCAAGGGCTTCCAGCGCAAGGTGGACCTGCGGAGGCACCGGgagacccagcacagcctcaaGTGA